The proteins below are encoded in one region of Dehalococcoidia bacterium:
- a CDS encoding SDR family oxidoreductase — protein sequence MAGMFEGKVALVTGASSGIGRAAAIAFAREGAKVVVSDVDASGGEDTVHMITDAGGDAYFVRADVSQPDQVENLISETVRKYGRLDFAFNNAGIEGEQAATADSSEANWDRVLSVNLKGAWLCMKNEIPQMLKQGKGAIVNMSSVAGLIGYRNIPAYVASKHGVIGLTKTAALEYATTGIRINVVCPGVIRTPMVERFAGGSPQGEAQLMEAEPIGRLGVPEEVAEAVIWLCSDAASFVLGHAMVIDGGLVAQ from the coding sequence ATGGCGGGAATGTTCGAGGGCAAGGTCGCCCTTGTCACCGGCGCCAGCTCGGGGATCGGCAGGGCGGCGGCGATCGCTTTCGCTCGCGAAGGGGCGAAGGTAGTAGTCTCCGACGTCGACGCGAGCGGCGGCGAAGACACCGTCCACATGATAACGGACGCTGGCGGCGACGCCTACTTCGTCCGCGCCGACGTGTCGCAGCCCGACCAGGTAGAGAACCTGATCAGCGAGACCGTGCGCAAGTATGGCCGGCTCGACTTCGCGTTCAACAACGCCGGCATCGAGGGGGAGCAGGCGGCCACCGCCGACTCCTCGGAAGCAAACTGGGACCGCGTGCTCAGCGTGAACTTGAAGGGCGCGTGGCTCTGCATGAAGAACGAGATCCCTCAAATGCTGAAGCAGGGCAAGGGCGCCATCGTTAACATGTCTTCCGTAGCGGGCCTTATCGGTTACCGCAACATCCCTGCTTACGTGGCAAGCAAGCACGGCGTGATTGGGCTGACGAAGACGGCGGCGCTCGAGTACGCCACGACGGGCATACGCATCAACGTCGTCTGTCCCGGCGTCATCCGCACGCCGATGGTCGAACGTTTCGCCGGCGGCTCGCCCCAGGGGGAGGCGCAACTGATGGAAGCCGAGCCCATCGGCCGGCTGGGCGTGCCGGAGGAGGTCGCCGAGGCAGTGATCTGGCTCTGCTCCGACGCCGCGTCCTTCGTCCTCGGGCACGCGATGGTCATCGACGGCGGCCTCGTCGCGCAGTAG
- a CDS encoding fructose-bisphosphate aldolase class I produces MTHEQIRAVARELVAPGKGILAADESFGTIEKRFAAINVPSTPESRRDYRDLLFSTKGVEEFLSGVILFDETIRQTSHQGPPFPALLLQKGILPGIKVDKGAVPLANYPGERITEGLDGLRGRLSEYRDLGARFTKWRAVIGIGEGIPTRYALQANARVLAHCAALSQEAGLTPIVEPEVLMEGDHGIERCEEVTIATLRLLFFELQEHRVSLDGLLLKPNMVLPGRKSGQKLTPAEVAVATLRALRQSVPAAVPGIVFLSGGQSPEQATANLNAMNRMGPHPWEVSFSFARALQEPPMRAWAGNPAGVPEAQRLFYHRARCNSAARHGRYSPEMERETSAA; encoded by the coding sequence ATGACGCATGAACAGATACGAGCGGTAGCGCGCGAACTGGTCGCGCCGGGCAAAGGGATACTCGCCGCCGACGAGAGCTTCGGCACCATCGAAAAGCGTTTCGCCGCCATCAACGTCCCCTCGACCCCCGAATCGCGTCGCGACTACCGCGACCTCCTGTTCAGCACGAAGGGCGTCGAGGAGTTCCTGAGCGGCGTCATCCTGTTCGACGAGACGATACGGCAGACCTCGCATCAGGGGCCGCCCTTTCCGGCGCTTCTGCTCCAGAAAGGCATCCTGCCGGGGATAAAGGTGGACAAAGGCGCCGTGCCATTGGCCAACTACCCGGGCGAGCGCATAACTGAGGGGCTGGACGGGTTGCGCGGACGCCTCAGCGAGTACCGCGACCTGGGTGCCCGCTTCACCAAGTGGCGTGCCGTCATCGGCATCGGCGAGGGGATTCCCACCCGCTACGCCCTCCAGGCGAACGCCCGTGTTCTTGCCCACTGCGCGGCCCTTTCGCAGGAAGCAGGCCTGACGCCCATCGTCGAGCCGGAGGTGCTGATGGAGGGCGATCACGGCATCGAGCGCTGCGAAGAAGTGACAATCGCCACGCTGCGACTCCTCTTCTTCGAGCTGCAGGAGCACAGGGTATCGCTGGACGGCCTGCTCCTCAAGCCGAACATGGTCCTGCCCGGCCGGAAGTCGGGACAGAAGCTGACGCCGGCCGAGGTCGCCGTAGCCACCTTGCGCGCCTTGCGGCAGAGCGTCCCCGCCGCCGTCCCGGGCATCGTCTTCCTCTCGGGCGGACAGAGCCCGGAGCAGGCGACCGCCAACCTGAACGCGATGAACCGCATGGGGCCGCATCCCTGGGAGGTCTCGTTCTCGTTTGCGAGGGCGCTCCAGGAGCCGCCGATGCGCGCATGGGCGGGCAATCCGGCTGGCGTTCCGGAGGCGCAGCGCCTCTTCTATCACCGCGCGCGGTGCAACAGCGCGGCCCGCCACGGGCGCTATTCTCCTGAGATGGAGAGGGAGACCTCCGCTGCCTAA
- a CDS encoding ABC transporter substrate-binding protein, with protein MKLQRPISLITLVLVAAALSTACGEEEATPQPTGQPTKATPEATGEPAEAQTPVPGVSDDRILLGTHLPLSGSAAAAYAPVGDGMRAYFDYINDTEGGVHGRKIELLIGDDHYNPPDTMEVVRKLVEQDKVFAIVAGLGDETHNAVWKYLEERGVPDMFIASGLRKWTEPVVKTRFLGIPDYQIEGQMLGEYVAKHHDGKKLGVLLENNEYGDDGMKGLLAGLEGSAVEIVTEERCEATVADVSAQTQRLKNSGAEVIVSLAGPLMSASLVQTARQLLSWDVPILVSGVDCSDIFIVLAGAENAEGVVSVVFGHQIYETDHPGIKQHIEIMEKYGHGVPSSNFSLFGATIAELTVEALKRAGPNLTRESFVEAAEGIRDFTCSVCLTPVNMSPTDHRPIEIEVYNRVENGKWVAFGEPVDFETTR; from the coding sequence ATGAAACTCCAGCGTCCGATTTCGCTCATCACGCTGGTTCTTGTCGCCGCCGCCCTGTCGACGGCGTGCGGCGAAGAAGAGGCGACGCCACAGCCAACCGGCCAGCCCACAAAAGCGACGCCAGAAGCGACCGGGGAGCCTGCGGAAGCGCAGACGCCGGTGCCGGGCGTAAGCGACGACCGTATACTGCTCGGCACGCACCTGCCCCTTAGCGGAAGCGCGGCCGCCGCATACGCGCCCGTGGGCGACGGCATGCGCGCATACTTCGATTACATCAACGATACGGAGGGCGGTGTCCACGGACGCAAGATCGAGCTCCTCATCGGCGACGACCACTACAATCCGCCGGACACGATGGAGGTAGTCCGCAAGCTGGTGGAGCAGGACAAGGTGTTCGCAATCGTCGCCGGACTGGGCGATGAGACGCACAACGCCGTCTGGAAGTACCTCGAGGAGCGCGGCGTGCCGGACATGTTCATCGCGTCAGGGCTGCGGAAGTGGACGGAGCCGGTGGTAAAGACTCGCTTCCTCGGCATACCCGACTACCAGATTGAAGGACAGATGCTGGGAGAATACGTGGCGAAGCATCACGACGGCAAGAAGTTGGGCGTGCTTCTGGAGAACAACGAGTACGGTGACGATGGGATGAAGGGCCTCCTCGCGGGGCTGGAAGGCAGCGCGGTGGAGATCGTTACCGAGGAGAGGTGCGAAGCGACCGTCGCCGACGTCAGCGCCCAGACGCAGCGGCTGAAGAACTCGGGCGCCGAAGTCATCGTCTCGCTGGCGGGGCCATTGATGTCGGCGAGCCTGGTGCAGACGGCGCGGCAGCTTCTGTCGTGGGACGTACCCATCCTCGTAAGCGGGGTCGATTGCAGCGACATCTTCATCGTGCTGGCAGGGGCGGAGAACGCGGAGGGGGTGGTCAGCGTTGTGTTCGGTCACCAGATCTACGAGACAGACCACCCGGGCATTAAGCAACATATTGAAATCATGGAGAAGTACGGCCACGGCGTCCCCTCGAGCAACTTCAGCCTTTTCGGAGCGACCATAGCCGAACTGACCGTCGAGGCGCTCAAGCGGGCGGGGCCCAACCTCACAAGGGAAAGTTTCGTCGAAGCCGCCGAAGGAATCCGCGATTTCACCTGTTCCGTATGCCTGACGCCCGTGAACATGAGCCCTACGGACCACAGGCCGATAGAGATAGAAGTGTACAACCGCGTCGAAAACGGGAAGTGGGTGGCGTTCGGGGAGCCGGTGGACTTTGAGACGACGCGCTAG
- a CDS encoding dihydrolipoyl dehydrogenase has translation MQSFDLIVIGSGSGLEVSAQAARRGLSVAVVENGPFGGTCLNRGCIPSKMLIYTADVMETIRRAPLFGVKTAPPEADWRRIRRRVFESVDAEARSIEEANRRHPRISVFKGHGRFVDRKVLDVGGEQITAETIVIAAGSRPRIPPIDGLEDVPFVTSDDVMRLDEKPRRMAMLGGGYISAEFAHFFGALGTRVSIIEQEPLLLPGEDDDISERFTEVYERRFDLHVGSTVTQVRRDGHELLLRVSSDGSERTLSTDVLMVAVGRAPNSDLLDVEKTGVEVDDKGFVKTNEYLETNIPGIWALGDIVGRYMLKHNANLEAVHVAHNIFNPEKRARISYRGMPHAVFASPQVAGVGLTERQAQRQRLDYAVGVYDYHDTAYGSSIEDHEGFVKVVAARDTRDILGCHIIGTEASVLIQEAAIAMRARLPTTAITQSIYVHPALPEVVQRAFLSVRF, from the coding sequence GTGCAGTCGTTTGACTTGATAGTGATCGGCTCGGGGTCCGGCCTCGAGGTGTCGGCGCAGGCGGCCCGCAGGGGTCTTTCCGTCGCTGTCGTTGAGAACGGCCCCTTCGGCGGCACCTGCCTCAACCGCGGCTGCATTCCCTCGAAGATGCTCATCTACACCGCCGACGTCATGGAGACCATACGCCGCGCCCCGCTCTTCGGGGTGAAGACCGCGCCGCCCGAGGCCGACTGGCGTCGTATCAGGCGACGCGTCTTCGAGTCCGTCGACGCGGAAGCGCGTTCCATCGAAGAGGCGAACAGGAGGCATCCGCGCATCTCCGTCTTCAAGGGCCACGGGCGCTTCGTTGATCGGAAGGTGCTTGATGTGGGCGGCGAGCAGATCACCGCGGAGACTATCGTTATTGCCGCCGGAAGCCGTCCCCGCATACCGCCGATCGACGGGCTGGAGGACGTCCCGTTCGTCACTTCGGACGACGTGATGCGCCTGGACGAGAAGCCCCGCCGCATGGCGATGCTGGGCGGCGGCTACATATCAGCGGAGTTTGCCCATTTCTTCGGCGCCCTGGGCACCAGGGTGTCGATTATCGAGCAGGAGCCGCTGCTGCTCCCCGGCGAGGACGACGACATAAGCGAGCGCTTCACGGAGGTCTACGAACGGCGATTCGATCTCCACGTCGGAAGTACCGTCACGCAGGTGCGTCGAGACGGCCACGAGCTGCTGCTGCGTGTAAGCTCCGATGGGAGCGAGCGCACGCTTTCAACGGACGTGCTCATGGTTGCGGTCGGCCGCGCGCCCAACAGCGACCTCCTCGACGTGGAGAAGACGGGCGTCGAGGTCGATGACAAGGGCTTCGTCAAGACCAATGAGTACCTGGAGACGAACATCCCCGGCATCTGGGCGCTCGGCGATATCGTCGGCCGGTACATGCTGAAGCACAACGCTAACCTGGAAGCGGTGCACGTGGCCCACAACATTTTCAACCCCGAAAAGCGCGCGCGCATCAGCTACCGCGGCATGCCGCACGCCGTCTTCGCTTCGCCGCAGGTCGCCGGCGTGGGCCTCACGGAGAGGCAGGCGCAGCGCCAGCGGCTCGACTACGCGGTCGGCGTCTATGACTACCACGACACCGCTTACGGGTCGTCGATCGAAGACCACGAGGGGTTCGTGAAAGTGGTCGCGGCCCGGGATACGCGCGACATTCTGGGGTGTCACATCATCGGCACAGAGGCGTCCGTCCTGATACAGGAGGCGGCGATCGCCATGCGCGCCCGCCTCCCTACGACCGCGATCACGCAGTCGATCTACGTGCACCCTGCGCTGCCTGAGGTGGTGCAGAGGGCGTTTCTCTCGGTCCGCTTCTAG